One region of Catenuloplanes indicus genomic DNA includes:
- a CDS encoding FtsK/SpoIIIE domain-containing protein, with translation MPLINVIPGDKIPPAPMNVRVPVWRVPGWLLVLWWTLRGTFHATVLAVRYWWLTGPAALAAWIWVDFGWQTLLVVLATLAAGGAAWWRWHRATWQRFVWWPLLGRWRRLFVYRRSWAPAMATCGLATAFGGDKYVPQLLGVRATEFGDEVTVRMLPGQHPDDWGKAAPRLAYTFRVRDGRARTHRRPDRIVLVFLRRDPLAETIAPIATPTSLDLARLPLGVQENGDAYALRLAGSHVLVGGATNAGKGSVIWALIAALAGGIQQRLVELWVFDPKGGMELAGGLPLFTRFVYDTAETMAGALEDAVVRMRARANRLRGITRQHTPTPGDSLIVIVIDELAALTSYISDRKVRDRIRESLSLLLSQGRAVGVHVIAALQDPRKEVLPFRDLFPTRIALRLTEAEQVDLILGDGARNRGALADEIPETSPGVAYVALDGVREPVRVRFAYHSDSDIQDLCHRYGYAQVVEGEIVEGDR, from the coding sequence ATGCCACTGATCAACGTCATCCCAGGCGACAAGATCCCGCCCGCGCCGATGAACGTCCGGGTACCCGTATGGCGGGTGCCCGGCTGGCTCCTCGTCCTATGGTGGACGCTCCGCGGCACCTTCCACGCGACCGTGCTCGCGGTCCGCTACTGGTGGCTGACCGGCCCGGCCGCGCTGGCCGCCTGGATCTGGGTGGACTTCGGCTGGCAAACCCTGCTCGTGGTGCTCGCCACGCTGGCGGCGGGCGGTGCGGCGTGGTGGCGGTGGCATCGGGCGACTTGGCAACGGTTCGTGTGGTGGCCGCTGCTGGGCCGGTGGCGGCGGCTGTTCGTCTACCGGCGCAGCTGGGCGCCGGCCATGGCGACCTGCGGGCTGGCAACCGCGTTCGGCGGGGACAAGTATGTCCCGCAGCTCCTCGGCGTCCGCGCCACCGAGTTCGGCGACGAAGTGACCGTACGGATGCTGCCCGGCCAGCACCCGGACGACTGGGGCAAAGCTGCACCGCGCCTGGCCTACACGTTCCGCGTCCGGGACGGCCGCGCTCGCACGCATCGCCGTCCCGACCGGATCGTTCTGGTCTTCCTGCGCCGCGATCCGCTGGCAGAGACGATCGCACCGATTGCGACTCCCACGAGCCTCGACCTCGCCCGGCTGCCGCTCGGCGTTCAGGAGAACGGCGACGCGTACGCGCTGCGGCTCGCCGGGTCGCATGTGCTGGTCGGCGGGGCGACGAACGCAGGCAAGGGCTCGGTGATCTGGGCGCTGATCGCCGCGCTCGCCGGCGGCATCCAACAACGGCTCGTCGAGCTGTGGGTCTTCGACCCGAAGGGCGGCATGGAACTGGCCGGCGGCCTCCCGCTGTTCACCCGCTTCGTCTACGACACCGCCGAGACCATGGCCGGCGCCCTGGAAGACGCCGTGGTGCGCATGCGGGCACGCGCCAACCGGCTCCGCGGCATCACCCGCCAGCACACCCCGACCCCCGGCGACTCGCTGATCGTCATCGTGATCGACGAGCTGGCCGCGCTCACCTCCTACATCTCCGACCGCAAGGTCCGCGACCGCATCCGCGAGTCCCTGTCGCTGCTGCTGTCCCAGGGCCGCGCGGTCGGCGTCCACGTCATCGCCGCACTCCAGGACCCGCGCAAGGAGGTGCTGCCGTTCCGCGACCTGTTCCCGACCCGGATCGCACTCCGACTCACCGAGGCCGAGCAAGTGGACCTCATCCTCGGCGACGGCGCCCGCAACCGTGGCGCACTCGCCGACGAGATCCCGGAGACCTCACCCGGCGTCGCCTACGTAGCGCTCGACGGCGTGCGTGAGCCGGTCCGGGTCCGGTTCGCCTACCACTCCGACAGCGACATTCAAGACCTCTGCCACCGGTACGGATACGCGCAGGTCGTCGAGGGCGAGATCGTGGAGGGGGACCGATGA
- a CDS encoding replication initiator, with amino-acid sequence MSEVTDMPRPGSRAARMRQPLAKEALKQLAENNGVCVRPVVLRRTDTFTGVTEIVEVPCGATLAAKCKPCAERGRRLRIQQIREGWHLADEPAIDPDPPAADVLDLVARRAHLEFDREAVNYQPMTPDERAAQITGLDEEIAQADELLAETNLRGHLTPRDRDDRPRRKRSTKRRQDSPDLPRLPVDGRTVGRAFAGREGKTYRPSMLVTLTLDSHGPVHSHIRRGAYVVPCECGARHGQYDPELGTPVDLDTYDYRRAALDAIHFARVMDRWWQNLRRAAGWNVQYAGAVELQRRLAPHAHFAIRGTIPRRLLKQVAAATYHQVWWPSFDRPTYTVDKPPVWDADQAAYVDPKTRVPLPTWAEALDAIDEDPAYVARLGRIDARGIESGTKDAERAIRYVTKYVTKDLTEHATPKTDPQRAHFDRLHAELSTLPCSPTCANWLLYNVQPDGAKPGLTPGRCSGKVHQRSTLGFTGRRVLVSRQWSGKTLADHRADNRAWVRAVLAGDLADTEDGQSATEQTDPKRFRFELARPDDPDVLPLEHRVLRAVSARIRWRAQLDTARTQAA; translated from the coding sequence ATGTCTGAGGTGACCGACATGCCCCGTCCGGGTTCGCGGGCCGCGCGGATGCGGCAGCCGCTCGCCAAGGAAGCGCTCAAGCAGCTCGCGGAGAACAACGGCGTCTGCGTACGCCCGGTCGTCCTGCGCCGCACCGACACGTTCACCGGCGTCACGGAGATCGTCGAAGTGCCGTGCGGCGCGACTCTCGCCGCGAAGTGCAAGCCGTGCGCCGAGCGCGGCCGGCGGCTGCGCATCCAGCAGATCCGGGAAGGCTGGCACCTCGCGGACGAGCCCGCGATCGACCCGGACCCGCCCGCGGCGGATGTGCTCGACCTGGTGGCGCGGCGGGCACATCTGGAGTTCGACCGGGAAGCGGTCAACTACCAGCCGATGACCCCGGACGAGCGGGCCGCGCAGATCACCGGCCTGGATGAGGAGATCGCCCAGGCTGACGAGCTGCTGGCCGAGACAAATCTCCGCGGCCACCTCACCCCACGCGACCGGGACGACCGCCCCCGGCGGAAACGGTCTACCAAGCGGCGCCAGGACTCCCCAGACCTCCCGCGCCTGCCCGTCGACGGCCGCACAGTCGGCCGTGCCTTCGCCGGCCGGGAGGGCAAGACCTACCGGCCGTCGATGCTCGTCACGCTGACCCTCGACTCGCACGGGCCGGTCCACTCGCACATCCGGCGCGGCGCCTACGTCGTCCCGTGCGAGTGCGGCGCCCGGCACGGCCAGTACGACCCGGAACTCGGCACACCGGTCGACCTCGACACCTACGACTACCGGCGGGCCGCACTCGACGCGATCCACTTCGCGCGCGTGATGGACCGCTGGTGGCAGAACCTCCGCCGGGCGGCCGGTTGGAACGTTCAATATGCCGGTGCCGTCGAGCTGCAACGGCGTCTCGCTCCGCATGCGCACTTCGCGATCCGCGGCACCATTCCGCGGCGGCTGCTCAAGCAGGTAGCGGCGGCCACCTACCACCAGGTGTGGTGGCCGTCCTTCGACCGCCCGACGTACACGGTCGACAAGCCGCCGGTCTGGGACGCCGACCAGGCGGCCTACGTCGACCCGAAGACCCGCGTCCCGCTACCGACGTGGGCTGAGGCCCTGGACGCGATCGACGAAGACCCCGCCTACGTCGCCCGGCTCGGCCGCATCGACGCACGCGGGATCGAGTCCGGCACTAAGGACGCCGAGCGCGCGATCCGCTACGTGACGAAGTACGTCACCAAAGACCTGACCGAGCACGCCACCCCGAAGACCGACCCGCAGCGCGCGCACTTTGACCGGCTCCACGCCGAGCTGTCCACGCTTCCGTGCTCGCCGACGTGCGCGAACTGGCTGCTCTACAACGTCCAGCCGGACGGCGCGAAACCCGGCCTCACGCCGGGCCGCTGTTCCGGCAAGGTCCACCAGCGCTCGACGCTCGGCTTCACCGGCCGCCGCGTCCTGGTGTCTCGGCAGTGGTCCGGCAAGACCCTCGCCGACCACCGCGCGGACAACCGCGCCTGGGTCCGCGCGGTCCTGGCCGGTGACCTGGCGGACACCGAGGACGGCCAGAGCGCGACCGAGCAGACCGATCCCAAGCGCTTCCGCTTCGAGCTGGCCAGACCGGACGACCCGGATGTCCTCCCGCTCGAACATCGCGTCCTGCGCGCTGTCTCGGCTCGCATCCGATGGCGCGCACAGCTCGACACCGCCCGGACCCAAGCCGCATGA
- a CDS encoding ATP-dependent Clp protease proteolytic subunit, with product MTDMTLPPRFAPVHNRYVLPSFVERTSYGVKESNPYNKMFEDRIIFLGVQVDDASANDVMAQLLTLESTDPDRDITMYINSPGGSFTAMTAIYDTMQYVRPDIVTVCLGQAASAAAILLAAGTPGKRMALPHSRVIIHQPATEGGYGQGSDIEIQAREILRMRSQMEEMLVRHTGRSADLVTKDIDRDKIMTAEEAKEYGIVDTVLANRKKSGLIGVGASS from the coding sequence ATGACGGACATGACACTTCCCCCGCGGTTCGCTCCGGTGCACAACCGGTACGTGCTTCCTTCTTTCGTCGAGCGCACGTCGTACGGGGTGAAGGAGTCCAACCCGTACAACAAGATGTTCGAGGACCGGATCATCTTCCTCGGCGTCCAGGTGGACGACGCCTCGGCGAACGACGTGATGGCCCAGCTGCTGACGCTGGAGTCGACGGACCCGGATCGCGACATCACGATGTACATCAACTCGCCCGGTGGCTCGTTCACGGCCATGACGGCGATCTACGACACCATGCAGTACGTGCGCCCCGACATCGTCACGGTCTGCCTGGGCCAGGCGGCGTCCGCGGCCGCGATCCTGCTGGCGGCGGGCACCCCGGGCAAGCGCATGGCGCTGCCGCACTCGCGGGTGATAATCCACCAGCCGGCCACCGAGGGTGGCTACGGTCAGGGTTCGGACATCGAGATCCAGGCCCGGGAGATCCTCCGCATGCGTTCGCAGATGGAGGAGATGCTGGTCCGGCACACCGGCCGGTCCGCCGATCTGGTCACCAAGGACATCGACCGTGACAAGATCATGACCGCGGAAGAGGCCAAGGAGTACGGGATCGTCGACACGGTCCTGGCGAACCGGAAGAAGAGCGGCCTGATCGGGGTCGGCGCTTCCAGCTAG
- a CDS encoding helix-turn-helix domain-containing protein, with product MIDELLTPIEVAARLKSTTRFVRRLVSERRIAYVKVGRLVRFDPADVETYIRNQRIEPTDRAQIRAWLRGAT from the coding sequence ATGATCGACGAGCTGTTGACCCCGATCGAGGTCGCCGCTCGCCTCAAGTCCACCACCCGATTCGTGCGCCGGCTCGTCTCCGAGCGCCGCATCGCCTACGTCAAGGTCGGCCGGCTGGTCCGCTTCGACCCGGCCGACGTCGAGACCTACATCCGCAACCAGCGAATCGAGCCGACCGACCGCGCGCAGATCCGCGCCTGGCTGAGGGGTGCCACCTGA
- a CDS encoding ATP-dependent Clp protease proteolytic subunit, with the protein MTDLHLNASPLARGGGDLAGGLDDSVYNRLLKERIIFLGSEVTDSVANRLCAQLLLLAAEDPERDIHFWINSPGGSVYAGMAIYDTMQWIDNDVSTVAMGMAASMGQLLLCAGTKGKRYALPHARIMMHQPSGGLGGTAADIAIQAEQMLYTKRMFQERVAFHTGQTQSTIEADSDRDRWFTSAEAKDYGFIDKVITGATQVPEGAGTLN; encoded by the coding sequence ATGACCGACTTGCATCTCAATGCGTCGCCTCTGGCCAGAGGCGGCGGCGACCTCGCCGGTGGCCTTGACGACTCGGTCTACAACCGGCTGCTGAAGGAGCGGATCATCTTTCTGGGCAGCGAGGTGACCGACTCGGTCGCCAACCGCCTCTGCGCCCAGCTGCTGCTGCTCGCGGCGGAGGATCCGGAGCGCGACATCCACTTCTGGATCAACTCGCCCGGTGGCTCGGTCTACGCCGGCATGGCGATCTACGACACCATGCAGTGGATCGACAACGACGTCTCGACCGTCGCGATGGGCATGGCGGCCTCCATGGGCCAGCTGCTGCTCTGTGCCGGCACGAAGGGCAAGCGCTACGCGCTGCCGCACGCGCGGATCATGATGCACCAGCCGTCCGGTGGCCTCGGCGGCACCGCGGCGGACATCGCGATCCAGGCGGAGCAGATGCTCTACACGAAGCGCATGTTCCAGGAGCGCGTCGCGTTCCACACCGGGCAGACGCAGAGCACGATCGAGGCCGACTCGGACCGGGACCGCTGGTTCACGTCCGCGGAGGCCAAGGACTACGGCTTCATCGACAAGGTGATCACCGGGGCGACGCAGGTCCCCGAGGGCGCCGGAACGCTGAACTGA
- a CDS encoding YrhB domain-containing protein has protein sequence MIDEERARQIAEAILAHDATEPGTPPLAIVNVEEHPIGWVLYYNSAKYVRTGNFMDATVGNAPIVVERATGRAHITGTARSTAYYLAELDAGTHSCTHCP, from the coding sequence ATGATCGACGAGGAGCGGGCGCGGCAGATCGCGGAAGCGATTCTGGCTCACGATGCGACCGAGCCCGGCACACCGCCCTTGGCCATCGTCAACGTCGAGGAACACCCGATCGGCTGGGTGCTCTACTACAACTCCGCGAAGTACGTCCGGACCGGCAACTTCATGGACGCCACCGTGGGAAACGCGCCAATCGTGGTCGAGCGGGCGACTGGCCGTGCACACATCACGGGCACAGCTCGAAGCACCGCCTACTACCTGGCCGAACTCGACGCGGGAACGCACTCATGCACACACTGCCCCTAG
- the tig gene encoding trigger factor encodes MKSTVETLSPTRVRLAIEVPFAELEPSLKKAYREIASQVQIPGFRRGKIPAAVIDQRVGRETVLNEAVNEAIPAQLFAAVQEHDVKLLGRPEVNVTEFADNEPLKFTAEVDVRPELTIPDLSGIEVEVDELVIGDSEIDEQVSNLRERFATLKTVERPAAEGDYVQLDLNATVDGVEVPGGSASNISHEVGSQQLLPGLDEVLVGLSAGESATFTTKLVGGDFAGQDAEVSTTVRTVKEKELPALDDDFAQLASEFDTLEELKGDVRERVTRVKKVEQIYAARDKVLAQIVEAAEIPAPEGVVKDAVEQRKAAMTDQLERIGASLEDYLASEEKTEEQIDTELQEAATEGVKIQLLLDTIAEAEQVQVSDDEFGHEIMHRAQRAGMQPQQYYDQLARSGEAQAVFGDVRRGKALQIVLERVTIKDTAGNPVTLEAIQDEHHHVH; translated from the coding sequence GTGAAGAGCACCGTCGAGACTCTGAGCCCGACTCGGGTGCGGCTCGCCATCGAGGTGCCGTTCGCCGAGCTCGAGCCGAGCCTGAAGAAGGCGTACCGGGAGATCGCGTCTCAGGTGCAGATCCCCGGCTTCCGCCGCGGCAAGATCCCGGCGGCGGTCATCGACCAGCGGGTCGGCCGGGAGACCGTGCTGAACGAGGCCGTCAACGAGGCGATCCCGGCGCAGCTGTTCGCGGCCGTGCAGGAGCACGACGTCAAGCTGCTCGGCCGGCCCGAGGTCAACGTGACCGAGTTCGCGGACAACGAGCCGCTGAAGTTCACCGCCGAGGTGGACGTGCGGCCGGAGCTGACGATCCCGGACCTGTCCGGCATCGAGGTCGAGGTCGACGAGCTGGTGATCGGTGACAGCGAGATCGACGAGCAGGTCAGCAACCTGCGCGAGCGGTTCGCCACGCTGAAGACGGTCGAGCGGCCGGCTGCCGAGGGCGACTACGTGCAGCTCGACCTGAACGCGACGGTCGACGGCGTCGAGGTGCCGGGCGGTTCCGCGTCCAACATCTCGCACGAGGTCGGCTCGCAGCAGCTGCTCCCGGGTCTGGACGAGGTTCTGGTTGGCCTGTCCGCCGGTGAGTCCGCCACGTTCACCACGAAGCTGGTCGGCGGCGACTTCGCCGGTCAGGACGCGGAGGTCTCCACCACGGTCCGCACCGTGAAGGAGAAGGAGCTGCCCGCGCTCGACGACGACTTCGCGCAGCTGGCCAGCGAGTTCGACACGCTGGAGGAGCTGAAGGGCGACGTCCGTGAGCGGGTCACCCGGGTCAAGAAGGTCGAGCAGATCTACGCGGCCCGTGACAAGGTGCTGGCGCAGATCGTCGAGGCCGCCGAGATCCCGGCGCCGGAGGGCGTCGTGAAGGACGCGGTGGAGCAGCGCAAGGCCGCGATGACCGACCAGCTGGAGCGCATCGGCGCGTCGCTGGAGGACTACCTCGCCTCGGAGGAGAAGACCGAGGAGCAGATCGACACCGAGCTGCAGGAGGCCGCGACCGAGGGCGTCAAGATTCAGCTGCTGCTCGACACGATCGCGGAGGCCGAGCAGGTCCAGGTCTCCGACGACGAGTTCGGCCACGAGATCATGCACCGCGCGCAGCGGGCCGGCATGCAGCCCCAGCAGTACTACGACCAGCTCGCCCGCTCGGGTGAGGCGCAGGCCGTCTTCGGTGACGTGCGTCGCGGGAAGGCGCTGCAGATCGTGCTGGAGCGTGTGACGATCAAGGACACCGCGGGCAACCCGGTGACGCTCGAGGCGATCCAGGACGAGCACCACCACGTGCACTAA
- a CDS encoding tyrosine-type recombinase/integrase, whose amino-acid sequence MANKEGHRRFGSIRKLPSGRYQARYRGPDGIMRTAPHTFETSRDADRWLTVVESEIIKGEWQPPEEKEIRLAPYGRRWISERTLQPRTREGYEDLFRLHVVPDLGDTALGDITPAAIRSWRRQLLKRGTTEPQAVKAYSLLRAILNTAIKEDEIIRQNPCRIPGYDRYHTPERPTATVAQVLALAAQMPDRFSALIITAAFSGARWGELVALRRADYDPTTGTLRIHRKLAALKGELIFGPPKSAAGRRAVTLPAIAKAALEEHLKEHVDAGDEALIFTGDKGALLRTGNFRRAVKWETALKNAKMPDGFHFHDLRHTGNTLAASTGASTRELMVRMGQSSMRAALIYQHATNERDREIANDMDKRIARATKPKKPKKQT is encoded by the coding sequence ATGGCGAACAAGGAAGGCCACCGCCGTTTCGGCAGCATCCGCAAGCTTCCGTCCGGCCGCTACCAGGCGCGCTATCGCGGCCCGGACGGCATCATGCGCACGGCTCCGCACACATTCGAGACGAGCCGTGACGCGGACCGCTGGCTGACAGTCGTCGAGTCGGAAATCATCAAGGGGGAGTGGCAGCCACCCGAGGAGAAGGAGATCCGTCTCGCCCCCTACGGCCGGCGCTGGATCTCGGAACGCACGCTTCAACCTCGTACCCGCGAGGGTTATGAAGATCTTTTCCGCCTGCACGTCGTGCCCGACCTCGGCGACACCGCGCTCGGCGACATCACCCCGGCGGCGATCCGCTCCTGGCGTCGCCAGCTCCTCAAGCGCGGCACCACCGAGCCCCAGGCGGTCAAGGCCTACTCCCTGCTCCGCGCGATCCTCAACACCGCGATCAAGGAAGACGAGATCATCCGGCAGAACCCGTGCCGCATCCCCGGCTATGACCGCTACCACACCCCCGAGCGCCCGACCGCAACCGTCGCCCAGGTGCTCGCGCTCGCTGCCCAGATGCCCGACCGCTTCAGCGCCCTGATCATCACGGCAGCATTCTCCGGCGCCCGCTGGGGCGAACTGGTCGCGCTGCGACGCGCGGACTACGACCCAACGACCGGCACGCTCCGAATCCACCGCAAGCTCGCCGCACTCAAGGGCGAACTGATCTTCGGTCCACCCAAGTCCGCCGCTGGCCGCCGCGCCGTCACTCTTCCGGCAATCGCCAAAGCCGCCCTCGAAGAACACCTGAAGGAGCACGTCGACGCCGGAGACGAGGCGCTCATCTTCACCGGCGACAAGGGCGCCCTACTGCGCACCGGCAACTTCCGCCGCGCAGTGAAGTGGGAGACCGCACTCAAGAACGCGAAGATGCCGGACGGCTTCCACTTCCACGACTTGCGCCACACCGGCAACACCCTCGCCGCCTCAACCGGCGCCAGCACCCGCGAGCTGATGGTCCGGATGGGCCAGTCCAGCATGCGGGCCGCACTGATCTACCAGCACGCAACGAACGAACGCGACCGCGAGATCGCCAACGACATGGACAAGCGCATCGCCAGGGCAACCAAGCCCAAGAAGCCCAAGAAGCAGACCTAG
- a CDS encoding DUF2637 domain-containing protein, protein MTRAERFEGIVLVAILLTVGTLAGAASFTHVHDWTMDNSPAGTPDWFGWANAAISELLPIAALLTIRARRRADKPTRYPMFLLICGVALSLSAQLAVAKPGISGWLLSAVPALAFMGLSKLVLSGTPAKHLGPVQVEAAAEKPASDATELGPEMPVRRPGVVPVPSTAFASRVSAPVVGQAVPF, encoded by the coding sequence ATGACCCGAGCCGAACGCTTCGAAGGCATCGTCCTGGTCGCCATCCTGCTGACCGTGGGCACGCTCGCCGGCGCAGCGTCGTTCACGCACGTCCACGACTGGACCATGGACAACAGCCCCGCCGGTACGCCGGACTGGTTCGGCTGGGCCAACGCCGCGATCTCCGAACTCCTCCCGATCGCCGCACTGCTCACCATCCGCGCCCGGCGGCGGGCCGACAAGCCGACCCGCTACCCGATGTTCCTGCTCATCTGCGGCGTCGCGCTGTCGCTGTCGGCACAGCTCGCGGTCGCCAAGCCGGGCATCTCCGGCTGGCTGCTGTCCGCCGTACCGGCGCTGGCCTTCATGGGCCTGTCCAAGCTCGTCCTCTCCGGGACGCCGGCCAAGCACTTGGGGCCGGTGCAGGTCGAAGCGGCGGCCGAGAAACCCGCATCGGATGCAACCGAGCTGGGGCCGGAAATGCCGGTGCGTCGTCCTGGCGTCGTGCCGGTTCCGTCAACGGCGTTCGCGTCTCGCGTGTCGGCGCCGGTTGTCGGTCAGGCGGTGCCGTTTTGA
- a CDS encoding CPCC family cysteine-rich protein has translation MPIRLAACTCSCDSAAVDNFGTEPFVNVDLPRSGGPYACPCCGYLTLGERGGFEICDVCFWEDDGQDAHDADEVRGGPNRALSLTDGRRNFARYGASDPRDLRHVRPPLPEEHPPPPQNGTA, from the coding sequence ATGCCTATTCGCCTCGCCGCCTGTACCTGCTCGTGCGACTCTGCCGCCGTGGACAACTTCGGCACCGAACCCTTCGTGAACGTGGATCTCCCACGCAGCGGCGGACCGTACGCATGTCCGTGCTGCGGCTACCTGACCCTTGGAGAGCGCGGAGGCTTCGAGATTTGCGACGTCTGTTTCTGGGAGGACGACGGGCAGGACGCTCACGACGCCGACGAGGTTCGCGGCGGACCGAACCGTGCCCTGAGCCTCACCGATGGCCGGCGTAACTTCGCTCGATACGGCGCGAGCGACCCCAGGGACTTGAGGCACGTCCGTCCGCCCCTGCCGGAGGAGCACCCGCCTCCTCCTCAAAACGGCACCGCCTGA